In the Magnolia sinica isolate HGM2019 chromosome 15, MsV1, whole genome shotgun sequence genome, one interval contains:
- the LOC131226620 gene encoding uncharacterized protein At5g19025-like has translation MSLPMVDCRSLIEFCKAFEQHRNSLAAAEHRNSHTHSRKKCSSSLNPSSHPFCDHSAFAAIDIIVLLLVLSALGVLTISYFKFIFREVSELLPAALDLIEDVMYTAPVGYVLGLVVMFIAVIAVWEFLSYKSRKCGNPYCKGLRKAIEFDIQLESEECVRYMPPTPKDVYGTCPLELGEDHKELEAELKRMAPLNGRTVLIFRARCGCPTGRMEVWGPKKVRRMKK, from the coding sequence ATGAGTTTGCCAATGGTTGATTGCCGTAGCTTGATTGAGTTCTGCAAAGCTTTTGAGCAGCACAGGAATTCGTTAGCAGCAGCAGAACACCGGAACAGCCACACTCACTCTCGTAAGAAGTGCAGCAGTTCCTTAAACCCTTCATCCCATCCGTTCTGCGACCATTCGGCTTTTGCTGCCATTGACATCATTGTATTGCTTCTGGTGCTCAGTGCACTTGGAGTCCTGACCATATCatacttcaaattcatcttccGTGAAGTTTCTGAGCTTCTTCCAGCAGCTTTGGACCTAATAGAAGATGTTATGTACACAGCTCCAGTTGGTTATGTGCTTGGGTTGGTTGTGATGTTCATTGCTGTGATTGCCGTGTGGGAGTTTCTTAGTTACAAATCTAGGAAATGTGGGAATCCCTATTGCAAGGGTCTTCGGAAGGCGATCGAGTTTGATATCCAGCTTGAATCAGAAGAGTGTGTTAGGTACATGCCGCCCACGCCAAAGGATGTGTATGGGACCTGCCCGCTGGAATTAGGGGAGGATCACAAGGAACTTGAAGCTGAGTTGAAAAGGATGGCACCGCTCAATGGCCGCACTGTTCTCATCTTCCGAGCGCGTTGCGGATGCCCCACAGGTAGAATGGAGGTTTGGGGGCCTAAAAAAGTACGTAGAATGAAGAAGTAG